One Streptomyces coeruleorubidus DNA segment encodes these proteins:
- a CDS encoding CoA transferase: protein MTLCAPRAGATAPVAAGVAAHLLDLVGDPVTATVGWDIDWQGPLSVPLADERAVQAACGIMHVHGRAAGRPAPLAVDYASTVAGVLAAQGVCAALLARAGGADVTHVRTSVGQAALLALTQYLAAATADGDDQEGCLTSRADAGDELVPAALPFVSADGVRFELEALDADRWLDFWRLLGADRADTGRGWRSFQQRFATATCSLPRALPAAARRAPFTTIRSAADRSGAAVLPVREDPVPPTVTSPWTLTPFPGPGGTTIGRARTSTDGAPLTGLRVVESARRVQGPLAGHVLRLLGADVVRVEPPGGDPMRGIPPMAGTTSARFSALNAGKAVTEIDFTTDAGRRAVRELVSEADVFLHNWAPGKAARLGLDAEDLRPTRPGLVYAWASGWGDALGPEPPVGTDYLVQAHSGLAAAVRPADEPPAPSLMTLTDVLGGLVCAQGVLAALLARLRTGRGGRVDSSLHSAAALVPRGPGRPAATDRPLRTRDGYIALGSRARERPELLARALGLGASASADTIASRARTRPTEDWLPRLAAAGVAATPVCTSLADLARDPRFAPSLTVGEYAAPRAPWEFS from the coding sequence ATGACGCTCTGCGCGCCGCGCGCCGGGGCCACGGCACCGGTGGCCGCCGGGGTCGCGGCGCACCTTCTCGACCTGGTGGGCGACCCCGTCACCGCCACCGTCGGCTGGGACATCGACTGGCAGGGCCCGCTCTCCGTCCCCCTGGCCGACGAGCGTGCCGTGCAGGCGGCCTGCGGGATCATGCACGTCCACGGCCGGGCGGCCGGACGCCCGGCCCCGCTCGCCGTCGACTACGCCTCCACGGTGGCGGGCGTCCTCGCGGCCCAGGGAGTCTGCGCGGCACTCCTCGCGCGGGCCGGCGGCGCCGACGTGACGCATGTACGGACGTCGGTCGGTCAGGCCGCGCTGCTGGCCCTCACCCAGTACCTCGCGGCGGCGACGGCCGACGGCGACGACCAGGAGGGCTGCCTGACGTCGCGTGCCGACGCGGGGGACGAGCTCGTGCCGGCCGCCTTACCGTTCGTCTCCGCCGACGGCGTGCGCTTCGAACTCGAAGCCCTCGACGCCGACCGATGGCTGGACTTCTGGCGGCTGCTCGGCGCGGACCGCGCCGACACCGGCCGCGGATGGCGGTCGTTCCAGCAGCGGTTCGCCACCGCCACCTGCTCACTGCCCCGCGCGCTGCCCGCGGCCGCACGGCGTGCGCCGTTCACGACGATCCGGTCGGCCGCGGACCGGTCGGGAGCCGCCGTGCTACCCGTACGGGAAGACCCCGTGCCGCCCACCGTGACGTCGCCATGGACGCTCACGCCGTTCCCCGGCCCGGGCGGCACCACGATCGGCAGGGCCCGTACGAGCACGGACGGGGCACCCTTGACAGGCCTGCGGGTCGTCGAGTCGGCACGACGCGTCCAGGGCCCCCTGGCCGGCCACGTCCTGCGGCTCCTGGGCGCCGACGTCGTACGGGTCGAACCGCCGGGCGGTGACCCGATGCGCGGCATCCCCCCGATGGCAGGCACCACGTCGGCCCGCTTCAGCGCGCTCAACGCCGGCAAAGCCGTCACGGAGATCGACTTCACCACGGACGCCGGACGGCGGGCCGTCCGTGAACTCGTGTCCGAGGCCGACGTCTTCCTGCACAACTGGGCACCGGGCAAGGCGGCCCGGCTCGGGCTGGACGCCGAGGACCTGCGGCCGACGCGGCCCGGGCTGGTGTACGCGTGGGCATCAGGCTGGGGCGACGCCCTGGGGCCGGAACCACCCGTGGGGACCGACTACCTGGTCCAGGCGCACAGCGGTCTCGCCGCCGCCGTGCGGCCCGCGGACGAACCGCCCGCACCCTCCTTGATGACGCTCACCGACGTCCTCGGCGGGCTGGTCTGCGCGCAGGGCGTACTGGCGGCACTACTGGCGCGGCTTCGCACCGGAAGAGGCGGCCGCGTGGACTCCTCGCTGCACTCCGCCGCCGCCCTCGTTCCCCGAGGGCCGGGACGGCCCGCGGCGACCGACCGCCCGCTGCGCACGCGGGACGGCTACATCGCGCTCGGGTCCCGCGCCCGCGAGCGACCGGAACTCCTCGCGCGGGCGCTCGGCCTCGGCGCCTCGGCGAGCGCGGACACGATCGCCTCCCGGGCCCGGACCCGGCCCACCGAGGACTGGCTGCCCAGGCTGGCGGCAGCGGGCGTGGCCGCCACGCCGGTGTGCACCAGCCTCGCGGACCTGGCCCGCGATCCGCGGTTCGCTCCGTCGCTGACCGTGGGGGAGTACGCCGCTCCCCGCGCACCCTGGGAGTTCTCATGA